From the genome of Gemmatimonadaceae bacterium, one region includes:
- a CDS encoding TetR/AcrR family transcriptional regulator has protein sequence MTISSSQEPRWRRLPEERPQQIIDAALAIFGERGLAAARLDDIAKRAGLSKGTIYLYFPNKEELFREVIRHTIIAQIERAERELAAAAQRSAADTLAQFVRGYWRFLRSPNFAALFRLIHAELSNFPDLARFYGREVVERSLRLVTGIIERGVRTGEFRDVDPAVTARMLGPMLLMHAMWCNHRDLFRATANKTDEQVVDEVLDFYLHAIRPAPASKKARESHSSK, from the coding sequence ATGACGATCTCGTCTTCTCAAGAACCGCGTTGGCGCCGACTCCCCGAGGAGCGACCGCAGCAAATCATCGATGCGGCACTCGCAATCTTCGGTGAGCGAGGCCTCGCTGCCGCCCGCCTCGACGACATCGCCAAACGCGCCGGGCTCTCCAAAGGCACGATCTATCTCTACTTCCCCAATAAAGAAGAGCTGTTTCGCGAGGTCATCCGTCACACCATCATCGCGCAAATCGAACGTGCCGAACGAGAGCTCGCCGCGGCGGCCCAACGGTCTGCCGCCGACACGCTCGCGCAGTTCGTGCGTGGCTACTGGCGCTTTCTGAGATCGCCGAACTTCGCCGCGCTCTTTCGGCTGATTCATGCGGAACTGAGCAATTTTCCCGATCTAGCGCGTTTCTATGGACGTGAGGTCGTGGAGCGCAGTCTTCGCCTGGTCACCGGCATCATCGAGCGTGGCGTTCGCACCGGCGAATTCCGCGATGTCGATCCGGCCGTCACCGCGCGTATGCTCGGCCCCATGCTGCTCATGCACGCGATGTGGTGCAATCACCGCGATCTGTTCAGGGCAACCGCGAACAAAACCGACGAGCAGGTCGTGGACGAAGTGCTCGACTTTTATCTCCACGCTATTCGCCCCGCGCCGGCATCGAAAAAGGCGCGGGAAAGCCATTCATCGAAATGA
- a CDS encoding TolC family protein: protein MKFPHHTVLRSTAVALASLAIGGAPLVAQEPAPSLGQPVRITLGDAARRAAHQSNSVQGAEQRAAEAAARVTQARAALLPELSGNALQSGRTFNSVTFGITLPTAPGQPPLFNPDGQVLGPVNTVDLRGRVQTNIIDYSAVQKMRTAKTQANAAQADVTSAGDAAATQAANAYVRVLHTNAQLKARLADSVLARDLVTIAQSQLEAGVGVALDVTRAQSQLAGVRNQLISARNDRDKAQLDLLRSLNLGLDTPLDLTDTLSSDVTDNLALDQATATARALRDRPDLRAMDEQILAARQNVAAIRSERLPSLSAFGDDGVVGKTGSTRLLPTYTWGVQVSVPVFDGFRREGRIQEQEAMTRELDVRRKDLEQQASIDVRGALLDLASAREAIGASRERLRLAEQEVDQARQRFRAGISGNADVVNAALTLNAARSQYIDVLTSLQVARVSLAHAEGAVTQLR from the coding sequence ATGAAATTCCCTCATCATACCGTCCTTCGCTCCACAGCGGTCGCCCTGGCTTCGCTGGCCATTGGCGGCGCGCCGCTCGTCGCCCAGGAGCCGGCGCCGTCGTTAGGCCAACCCGTGCGCATCACCCTTGGCGACGCCGCGCGCCGCGCCGCCCACCAGAGCAATAGCGTTCAGGGCGCCGAGCAACGAGCCGCGGAGGCAGCCGCTCGCGTTACTCAGGCGCGCGCCGCGCTCCTGCCCGAGCTGAGCGGCAACGCGCTCCAAAGCGGCCGCACGTTCAACTCGGTGACCTTCGGCATCACGCTGCCGACCGCGCCCGGCCAGCCTCCACTGTTCAATCCGGACGGCCAGGTGCTCGGCCCCGTGAACACCGTCGATCTGCGCGGCCGCGTGCAGACGAACATCATCGATTACAGCGCCGTGCAGAAAATGCGGACGGCGAAAACGCAGGCGAACGCCGCGCAGGCCGATGTCACGAGCGCCGGGGATGCGGCCGCCACGCAAGCGGCGAACGCGTACGTTCGCGTGCTCCACACGAATGCGCAATTGAAAGCCCGCCTCGCGGACTCCGTCCTTGCGCGTGACCTGGTCACGATCGCGCAGAGTCAGCTCGAGGCGGGTGTGGGCGTTGCACTCGACGTCACGCGCGCGCAGTCGCAGCTCGCGGGCGTCCGCAATCAGTTGATATCAGCGCGCAACGATCGCGACAAGGCGCAGCTCGACCTGCTTCGCAGCCTCAACCTCGGCCTCGATACGCCGCTGGATTTGACCGACACCCTGTCTTCAGACGTGACCGACAATCTCGCGCTCGATCAAGCGACGGCAACGGCGCGTGCGCTGCGTGACAGGCCAGATCTTCGGGCAATGGACGAGCAGATCCTCGCCGCTCGGCAGAACGTGGCTGCCATTCGCTCCGAGCGGCTGCCGAGCCTGAGCGCATTCGGCGACGATGGTGTCGTCGGCAAGACCGGCTCGACGCGCTTACTGCCAACGTATACCTGGGGCGTGCAAGTATCGGTGCCGGTCTTCGACGGCTTTCGTCGCGAAGGGCGCATTCAGGAACAGGAAGCGATGACGCGCGAGCTCGATGTCCGGCGAAAAGACCTCGAGCAACAAGCGTCCATCGATGTGCGCGGCGCGCTGCTCGATCTCGCGTCTGCTCGCGAAGCCATCGGCGCGTCGCGCGAGCGACTGCGTCTCGCCGAGCAGGAAGTGGATCAGGCGCGACAGCGCTTCCGCGCCGGGATCTCGGGCAACGCCGACGTCGTGAACGCCGCCCTCACGCTGAATGCCGCCCGCAGCCAGTACATCGATGTGCTCACGTCGTTGCAGGTCGCGCGCGTCTCGCTCGCGCACGCCGAAGGCGCAGTAACCCAACTTCGCTAG
- a CDS encoding S41 family peptidase has protein sequence MSRMRTAAVATLLLVPIVAGGFLLQEPSTRSSAHLFDQVRSLIETRYVDSLKDSQVFEKAARGMVKELNDPYSELLTPKESDSFNRGTNGRYGGTGMLLEQQTGVGVVVGRVFPNTPAEEAGVQEGDRITAIDGTSTQGWEIDKVSEKLRGTPGSQVSVSYSRPGVTEPIKLRFTRAVVHVPAVAYTGLFDRQVGYIPLQAFNENAAEEVAAAVEKLEQDGAKGVVLDMRDNGGGIVDQALAVSGLFLKEGQEIVSVRARNAPTEVARARGPHLATNIPLVVLVDGSSASATEIVAGALQDHDRALIVGTTSFGKGLVQSVFPLDGGYFLKMTTGKWYTPSGRSIHRDRQLLPDGRFVETHPDSLETDSARKSRPPFKSDAGRTVYGGGGITPDLVVADDTLSTLEQQFLRSIAAKGQIVRSALDSYAFELKKDVKRDFVVTPQWTTELTRRLAARGVTIEPRFESAATHLFTRELEQRVARLAFGDAAAKERERKTDRQLSTAMDLLEKAASQHDLFTVAHAGLASRQ, from the coding sequence ATGTCCCGAATGAGAACAGCGGCGGTTGCGACGCTGCTCCTGGTTCCGATCGTTGCAGGTGGCTTTCTGCTCCAAGAGCCATCGACGCGATCGAGCGCGCATCTCTTCGACCAGGTACGCTCGCTGATCGAGACCCGGTACGTCGATTCGCTCAAAGACAGTCAGGTCTTCGAGAAGGCGGCGCGAGGAATGGTGAAGGAGCTCAACGATCCATACAGCGAGCTGCTCACACCGAAGGAAAGCGACTCGTTCAATCGGGGCACCAACGGCCGCTACGGCGGCACCGGCATGCTGCTCGAGCAGCAGACCGGCGTCGGCGTCGTCGTTGGGCGCGTTTTCCCGAATACGCCAGCCGAGGAAGCAGGCGTTCAGGAGGGCGATCGAATCACGGCGATCGACGGCACTTCGACGCAGGGATGGGAGATCGATAAGGTTTCCGAGAAGCTTCGCGGCACACCAGGTTCGCAGGTGTCCGTCTCGTATTCCCGTCCGGGCGTGACGGAGCCAATCAAGCTGCGTTTCACGCGCGCCGTGGTGCACGTCCCTGCTGTGGCGTACACGGGCCTCTTTGATCGGCAGGTCGGCTACATCCCACTCCAGGCTTTCAACGAGAACGCGGCCGAAGAAGTCGCAGCCGCAGTCGAGAAGCTCGAGCAGGACGGCGCGAAGGGAGTCGTGCTCGACATGCGCGACAATGGCGGTGGCATCGTCGATCAAGCGCTCGCAGTGAGTGGACTGTTCTTGAAGGAAGGGCAAGAGATCGTGAGCGTCCGCGCGCGCAATGCGCCGACAGAAGTCGCGCGCGCTCGCGGTCCGCATCTCGCCACGAACATCCCGCTCGTTGTGCTCGTCGACGGATCGTCTGCGTCGGCGACGGAGATCGTTGCCGGCGCGCTGCAGGATCACGACCGTGCGCTCATCGTCGGAACGACGAGCTTCGGCAAGGGCCTGGTGCAGTCGGTCTTTCCGCTGGACGGCGGCTACTTCCTGAAGATGACGACGGGCAAGTGGTACACGCCGAGTGGTCGCTCTATTCATCGCGATCGGCAACTGCTGCCGGATGGACGATTTGTCGAGACACATCCCGATTCGCTCGAGACGGATTCCGCTCGCAAGTCGCGGCCGCCATTCAAGTCCGACGCTGGTCGCACTGTCTATGGTGGCGGTGGCATCACGCCTGACCTGGTCGTCGCCGATGACACGCTGTCGACGTTGGAGCAGCAGTTCCTGCGCTCGATCGCGGCGAAGGGACAGATCGTGCGCAGCGCGCTCGACAGCTATGCGTTCGAGCTCAAGAAAGATGTGAAGCGTGATTTCGTCGTGACTCCGCAATGGACGACGGAGCTCACGCGCCGGCTCGCCGCGCGTGGTGTCACGATCGAACCGCGCTTCGAGTCCGCGGCGACGCATCTCTTCACTCGCGAGCTCGAACAGCGCGTGGCGCGTTTGGCGTTCGGCGACGCGGCCGCGAAGGAGCGCGAGCGGAAGACGGACCGACAGCTCTCGACGGCGATGGATCTGCTCGAGAAGGCTGCGTCGCAGCACGATCTCTTCACCGTGGCGCACGCCGGGCTCGCTTCGAGGCAATAG
- a CDS encoding RNA-binding S4 domain-containing protein has translation MPNPATDSAGAVRIDKWLWAARFFKTRSLATEAVNGGKVELNGQRPKPSKDVKIGDQLRVRVGPFIHAVMVRALSDRRGPAAAAALLFEESAASIAERERLREQHRLAPAIHRDEAGRPTKKDRRAMSAFEERQRRRYR, from the coding sequence ATGCCGAATCCTGCGACGGATAGCGCGGGCGCCGTCCGAATCGACAAGTGGCTCTGGGCCGCGCGGTTCTTCAAAACCCGATCGCTTGCCACCGAGGCCGTGAACGGGGGCAAGGTCGAGCTCAATGGACAGCGCCCGAAGCCCTCGAAGGACGTGAAAATCGGCGATCAGCTCCGGGTGCGTGTCGGTCCGTTCATTCACGCCGTCATGGTGCGCGCGCTCTCCGATCGCCGCGGACCAGCCGCTGCGGCGGCGCTTCTTTTCGAGGAGTCCGCTGCGAGCATCGCCGAGCGCGAGCGTCTCCGTGAGCAGCATCGGTTGGCGCCCGCGATCCATCGCGACGAAGCGGGTCGGCCGACAAAGAAGGATCGACGCGCGATGTCGGCCTTCGAGGAGCGCCAGCGGCGCCGCTATCGTTAG
- a CDS encoding carboxypeptidase regulatory-like domain-containing protein codes for MHLSRSRWLSTALVIVAAMVAVVSSSRDARAQVGSTTDIITGHIMSPDGKPIVGARVDAMSVETGVTRSRTTNDKGQYTILFPDGGGSYRMTVRYLGFAPTTFTLARQADEDRLIADVRLAPAAAQLGPVVIRSSVPTGQGDRPGPGSVERTLTGEQLQRLPIDPTDLAALAALTPGVVAITGTDSTNAGFSVAGQRPDQNQVTLDGLSFMGGTNVPTEAVRQTRVITNTYDVARGQFTGGQVATTTRGGTNQWAGSFSYALRDPHLEWATDQSTPTTFGQGYTQHQLSGGVGGPIIPDKLFVFGAFQVRRRLDPLQTITGADPITLERLGLQPDSASRFQSAVNGYGIPLTVPSIPDDRESDNGTALVRIDYHVNDDHSLMLRGNWQGSLQEAFRTSAFALPSHGGIQHSGGGGSMLALSSVFGNLLNEVRATYMRNLNAANPYLVDPEGRVTMTSAFSDTTVAVTQLDFGGNSGLPTDGANGQFEASDEVSWLSDDAAHRFKLGGLVNITSFSSMNAFNSDGTFLFNSLSDLENNTPAMFTRSLMPTARTGSGLNSAIYLGDTWRHSRALQVTYGMRVEASEFQGHPAYNPEIEELFDRRTDKFPTEVSASPRVGFTWMLGGGIGGQVPQGGFGGGGGGRGGGGFRGGGEAAAGFGGTGSGIGPQPYILRGGVGEFRGTFPLPFFASALTATGLPNSQSQLVCIGDAVPVPNWAEYAADPSTIPDACANGAASGGPDIGTQRPNVTVFEPDFGAPRSWRASLGVSHRLSARLGASIDFSYALGTNLYSVRDLNLNTAPQFMLADEANRPVFVDPNAIVPTTGAISLLSSRLYPQYAQVLDVTSGLESRTGQVTATLNGVTPNDIIWTLSYTFMRSVDQSSFYNAGGFGGGGTGGGFGSPPTAGDPNIFPWATSDFERRHSFVGTTTWLVKPWLDITSVLRLTSGAPFTPRIGSDINGDGSRNDRAFVFNPNDPNIQSDSALVNGMRRLLANAPKDARACLEKQLGVVAARNSCIGSWTPGIDLQANIRPDLGAFLGRRLMISVSAINPLAGLDQLLHGADNLKGWGQPNRADPTLLYVTGFDPDPNDKHFIYTVNDRFGDNPASRVAIRTPFQVALTARVQVGPDRQRQLLEGTLRGINGNRAAGGGGRNFDIRTIVNRVAPNPVATILSLKDSLKLDLTDDQVTRLQAVADSLTAKNDSLIADVEQQLAKGQGGADLASVFPNIQPRLQQARNNYLASVKSAQAILTPQQWNKLPDDVRNPVLQRGFQRRGAPRP; via the coding sequence ATGCACCTGTCTCGTTCGCGTTGGTTGTCCACTGCACTCGTGATCGTCGCGGCGATGGTGGCCGTTGTGTCGTCGTCGCGCGACGCGCGCGCGCAAGTCGGAAGCACGACCGACATCATCACGGGCCACATCATGTCGCCCGATGGCAAGCCGATTGTCGGCGCCCGTGTCGACGCCATGTCGGTCGAAACAGGAGTGACGCGTTCGCGCACGACGAACGACAAGGGACAGTACACGATTCTCTTTCCGGACGGCGGCGGCTCGTACCGCATGACCGTTCGTTATCTCGGCTTCGCGCCAACCACGTTCACGCTCGCGCGGCAGGCGGACGAAGACCGACTCATCGCCGACGTGCGCCTCGCTCCCGCCGCGGCGCAGCTCGGCCCGGTGGTCATACGCAGCAGCGTCCCGACGGGCCAGGGCGATCGGCCGGGACCGGGCTCAGTTGAGCGAACGCTAACAGGCGAACAGTTGCAGCGATTGCCGATCGATCCGACCGATCTCGCCGCACTCGCGGCGCTGACGCCGGGCGTCGTCGCGATTACCGGCACCGACTCGACGAACGCCGGCTTCTCTGTCGCCGGCCAGCGACCGGACCAGAACCAAGTGACGCTCGACGGCTTGAGCTTCATGGGCGGCACGAACGTCCCGACCGAGGCGGTGCGCCAGACGCGGGTCATCACGAACACGTATGACGTCGCGCGCGGACAATTCACCGGTGGTCAGGTCGCGACGACGACGCGTGGCGGCACGAATCAGTGGGCCGGCTCGTTCAGCTATGCGCTGCGAGACCCGCATCTCGAATGGGCGACGGATCAGTCGACCCCGACGACGTTCGGGCAGGGGTACACGCAGCATCAGCTCAGCGGAGGCGTCGGCGGACCGATCATTCCGGACAAGCTGTTCGTCTTTGGCGCATTCCAGGTACGCCGACGCCTCGATCCGCTGCAGACGATCACGGGCGCGGATCCCATCACGCTCGAGCGGTTGGGCCTGCAGCCCGATTCCGCATCGCGCTTTCAGAGTGCCGTCAACGGCTACGGCATCCCGCTCACCGTGCCGTCGATACCGGACGATCGGGAATCGGACAATGGCACGGCGCTCGTTCGCATCGACTATCACGTGAATGATGATCATTCACTCATGTTGCGCGGCAATTGGCAGGGATCGCTGCAAGAAGCATTTCGGACTTCGGCGTTCGCATTGCCGAGTCACGGTGGAATTCAGCACTCGGGCGGCGGCGGTAGCATGCTGGCATTGTCGTCGGTATTCGGCAACCTCCTGAACGAGGTGCGCGCGACGTACATGCGCAATCTCAACGCGGCGAATCCGTATCTCGTCGATCCGGAAGGCCGCGTGACCATGACGTCGGCGTTCAGCGATACGACGGTCGCCGTGACGCAGCTCGACTTCGGCGGGAACTCCGGTTTGCCGACCGACGGCGCGAACGGTCAGTTCGAGGCGAGCGACGAAGTCTCGTGGTTGTCCGACGATGCGGCGCATCGCTTCAAGCTCGGCGGGCTCGTGAACATAACGAGCTTTTCGTCGATGAACGCGTTCAACAGCGACGGTACGTTCCTGTTCAACTCGTTGAGCGATCTGGAAAACAATACGCCGGCGATGTTCACGCGGTCGCTGATGCCGACGGCGCGCACGGGCTCCGGGCTCAACAGCGCGATCTATCTCGGCGACACGTGGCGGCACAGCCGCGCGTTGCAGGTGACCTACGGCATGCGAGTCGAGGCATCCGAATTCCAGGGGCATCCCGCCTACAACCCAGAGATCGAGGAGCTGTTTGATCGACGCACGGACAAGTTCCCCACGGAAGTCAGCGCGAGTCCGCGCGTCGGCTTTACCTGGATGCTCGGTGGCGGCATTGGCGGACAGGTTCCGCAGGGCGGATTTGGCGGCGGCGGTGGTGGTCGAGGCGGTGGTGGCTTCCGCGGCGGCGGCGAGGCGGCCGCGGGCTTCGGCGGCACGGGCAGTGGCATCGGCCCGCAGCCGTACATCTTGCGCGGCGGCGTTGGTGAATTCCGCGGCACGTTCCCACTGCCGTTCTTTGCATCGGCGTTGACGGCTACGGGCTTGCCCAACAGCCAGTCGCAGCTGGTGTGCATAGGTGACGCCGTTCCGGTGCCGAATTGGGCAGAGTACGCAGCAGACCCGTCGACCATTCCCGACGCGTGCGCGAACGGCGCGGCGTCAGGCGGTCCTGATATCGGTACCCAGCGGCCCAATGTCACCGTCTTCGAGCCCGACTTCGGCGCGCCGCGGTCCTGGCGAGCGTCGCTCGGTGTAAGTCATAGATTGAGCGCCCGTCTCGGCGCGAGCATCGATTTCTCGTATGCCTTGGGGACCAACCTCTACAGCGTGCGGGATCTCAACCTCAACACAGCACCGCAATTCATGCTCGCGGACGAGGCGAACCGTCCGGTGTTCGTCGACCCGAACGCGATCGTCCCGACGACGGGCGCCATTAGTCTTCTCTCATCGAGGCTCTACCCGCAGTACGCGCAGGTCCTCGATGTCACGTCGGGACTGGAGTCGCGCACGGGGCAGGTGACCGCCACCCTGAACGGCGTGACGCCTAACGATATAATCTGGACGTTGTCGTACACATTCATGCGGTCGGTGGACCAGTCCTCGTTCTACAACGCCGGCGGCTTTGGCGGCGGCGGCACCGGGGGCGGCTTCGGCTCGCCGCCGACTGCGGGCGACCCGAACATCTTCCCGTGGGCCACGAGCGACTTCGAGCGCCGCCACTCCTTCGTTGGAACGACGACCTGGCTCGTCAAGCCGTGGCTCGACATCACTTCAGTCCTCCGCCTAACGTCTGGGGCACCCTTCACGCCGCGCATCGGTAGCGACATCAATGGCGACGGCTCGCGCAACGATCGCGCGTTTGTCTTCAACCCCAACGATCCGAACATCCAGAGCGACAGTGCGCTCGTGAACGGCATGCGACGATTACTCGCCAACGCGCCAAAGGACGCGCGAGCGTGCCTCGAGAAGCAGCTCGGCGTGGTGGCGGCGCGGAACAGTTGCATCGGAAGCTGGACGCCCGGGATCGACCTGCAGGCGAACATTCGACCCGACCTTGGCGCGTTCCTCGGACGCCGGCTGATGATCTCCGTGAGCGCGATCAATCCGCTCGCGGGACTCGATCAGCTGCTACACGGCGCGGACAATCTCAAGGGTTGGGGCCAGCCGAATCGCGCCGATCCGACGCTTTTATATGTCACGGGCTTCGATCCGGATCCAAACGACAAGCACTTCATTTACACCGTGAACGACCGGTTCGGCGACAATCCCGCCTCTCGCGTGGCGATAAGAACTCCATTCCAGGTTGCGTTGACGGCGCGAGTGCAAGTCGGTCCCGATCGACAGCGCCAGCTCCTCGAGGGCACGCTGCGCGGCATCAACGGCAACCGTGCCGCCGGCGGCGGTGGAAGGAACTTCGACATTCGCACCATCGTCAATCGCGTCGCGCCCAATCCAGTCGCAACGATCCTCTCGTTGAAGGACTCGCTGAAGCTGGATCTCACGGACGACCAGGTCACGCGTCTCCAGGCGGTTGCGGATTCGCTCACCGCGAAGAATGACAGCCTCATCGCCGACGTGGAGCAACAGCTCGCGAAAGGGCAGGGGGGCGCCGATCTGGCGTCCGTCTTCCCGAACATTCAACCCCGACTTCAGCAAGCTCGAAACAATTACCTCGCCTCGGTCAAGAGCGCGCAGGCGATTCTCACGCCGCAGCAGTGGAACAAGCTTCCCGACGACGTCCGCAATCCAGTGCTGCAGCGCGGCTTCCAGCGAAGAGGGGCGCCCCGGCCCTAG